GAGACGCGCATGGCGCAGGCGCTCAAGCAACTGTTCGAGCAGCAGCGGGCGCAGAGCACTCAGCTGCCGGAGGCGGACATCAGCCTGGACCTGGATGGCGGCGATGCGTCTTGACCGCGTGAGCTTCGCCCGGCGTCTGGGGGGCTACAGCGATGCGATCAGCCTTCCCAGCCAGCCCGTACTCGAGGGGCGTCTTCTGCGTATGGTCGGTCTCACCCTTGAGGCCGAAGGTCTGCGTGCAGCCGTTGGCAGCCGCTGCCTGGTGATCAATGACGACAGTTACCACCCGGTCCAGGTCGAGGCCGAGGTGATGGGCTTTTCCGCGGGCAAGATCTACCTCATGCCCGTGGGCAGTCTGGCCGGCATCGCGCCGGGCGCGCGCGTGGTACCGCTGCCGGATGCCGGGCGTCTGCCCATGGGCATGTCGATGCTCGGCCGCGTGCTCGATGGCGCCGGCCGCGCGCTGGACGGCAAGGGCAGGATGAAAGCCGAGGATTGGGTGCCGATGGACGGCCCCACCATCAACCCGCTCAACCGTGACCCCATCAGTCAGCCTCTGGATGTCGGTATTCGTTCGATCAACGGCTTGCTTACCGTCGGGCGCGGCCAGCGCCTGGGGCTGTTTGCCGGTACCGGTGTCGGCAAGTCGGTGTTGCTGGGCATGATGACGCGCTTTACCGAGGCCGAGATCATCGTCGTCGGCTTGATCGGGGAGCGGGGACGCGAGGTCAAGGAGTTCATCGACGAGATTCTCGGGGAAGAAGGCCTCAAACGCTCCGTCGTCGTCGCCTCGCCGGCCGATGACGCGCCGCTGATGCGGTTGCGCGCGGCGCAGTACTGCACCCGCATCGCCGAATATTTCCGTGACAAGGGCAAGAACGTCCTGTTGCTGATGGATTCGCTGACGCGTTATGCCCAGGCGCAGCGCGAAATCGCCCTGGCCATTGGTGAGCCGCCGGCTACCAAGGGCTATCCGCCTTCAGTCTTCGCCAAGTTGCCCAAGCTGGTCGAGCGTGCCGGTAACGCCGAGGCCGGTGGTGGCTCGATCACCGCTTTCTATACCGTGCTGAGCGAGGGCGATGACCAGCAGGACCCCATCGCCGATGCCGCGCGCGGGGTGCTCGATGGTCACTTCGTTCTGTCCCGGCGCCTGGCGGAGGAGGGGCACTATCCGGCGATCGATATCGAGTCCTCGATCAGCCGGGTCATGCCGCAGGTGGTGCCACCGGAGCAACTCAGGCAGGCGCAGCGTTTCAAGCAGTTGTGGTCACGCTACCAGCAGAGTCGCGACCTGATCAGTGTCGGCGCCTATGTACCGGGGGGCGACGCGGACACCGATCTGGCCATCGCACGTCAGCCAGCCATGGCTCAGTATCTGCGCCAGGCGCTCGATGAAAGCGTGGGTATGCCGCAAAGCCGTGAGCAATTGGCCGCCGTGCTGGGGCAATGATGGTGCTGGAAAAGGTTCTTTTCCCTGTTGTTGAGGCCGTGGCGCAATGAGTCTCAGCCGCGCCAGACGCTTGCAGCCGGTTGTCGAAATGGCGCAGAAGGCCGAACGCGAGGCTGCGCGTCAGCTTGGCCACTGCCAGGGGCTGGTAGGGCAGGCCGAGGCCAAACTGGGGGAGCTGGAGCGTTTTCGTGGCGACTATCAGCAGCAGTGGATCAGCGAGGGCAGCAAGGGCGTTTCCGGCCAGTGGCTAATGAACTACCAGCGTTTCCTGTCACAGCTGGAAACGGCGGTTGGCCAGCAGCAGCAGAGTCTGGAATGGCATCGTGCCAACCTGGAAAAGGTGCGCGCCGTGTGGCAGCAGCGTTACGCTCGCCTCGAGGGGCTGCGCAAACTGGTTCAGCGTTATATCGATGAAGCCCGCCTGGCCGAGGACAAGCGCGAGCAGAAACTGCTCGATGAGCTGGCGCAGCGTCTGATCGATCGCGGCGAGTCCTGATCGGCTTGGGCCCGTGCAGCGCCACGCCAGTGCAGCGAGCCACGCTCTTCTGAAAACCTGCGAACGCGCTGCTTCCCCCGCGGATTTACTTGATTGCCCCGGCCCGGCAGTTTTCAGGCGCACCTGAAAGTTGTTTCGTCATCTGCCAAATGCTACATCTGCAGTCGTCAATCGACCCATCCGGCAAAGTCTCTGCAAAGGAGTAGACATGCCCATCACCTCGCAACCGTCGGCGGACGGGCAAGAGCTGACCATCGTG
The sequence above is drawn from the Pseudomonas sp. Z8(2022) genome and encodes:
- the fliJ gene encoding flagellar export protein FliJ — translated: MSLSRARRLQPVVEMAQKAEREAARQLGHCQGLVGQAEAKLGELERFRGDYQQQWISEGSKGVSGQWLMNYQRFLSQLETAVGQQQQSLEWHRANLEKVRAVWQQRYARLEGLRKLVQRYIDEARLAEDKREQKLLDELAQRLIDRGES
- the fliI gene encoding flagellar protein export ATPase FliI produces the protein MRLDRVSFARRLGGYSDAISLPSQPVLEGRLLRMVGLTLEAEGLRAAVGSRCLVINDDSYHPVQVEAEVMGFSAGKIYLMPVGSLAGIAPGARVVPLPDAGRLPMGMSMLGRVLDGAGRALDGKGRMKAEDWVPMDGPTINPLNRDPISQPLDVGIRSINGLLTVGRGQRLGLFAGTGVGKSVLLGMMTRFTEAEIIVVGLIGERGREVKEFIDEILGEEGLKRSVVVASPADDAPLMRLRAAQYCTRIAEYFRDKGKNVLLLMDSLTRYAQAQREIALAIGEPPATKGYPPSVFAKLPKLVERAGNAEAGGGSITAFYTVLSEGDDQQDPIADAARGVLDGHFVLSRRLAEEGHYPAIDIESSISRVMPQVVPPEQLRQAQRFKQLWSRYQQSRDLISVGAYVPGGDADTDLAIARQPAMAQYLRQALDESVGMPQSREQLAAVLGQ